In Pyrus communis chromosome 11, drPyrComm1.1, whole genome shotgun sequence, the sequence GTGGCACCCTTCCATTTGATGATGAAAATATTCCAAACTTGTTTAAGAAAATAAAGGTATTGCTAGATCTGGTTCTTTTGTTTACTATAAAattgatattttagtttttatcagatatattttccttttgttttcgaATTATATTAAGATCTAATTCTGTTGTGGCTTTTGTGTCCACTGACAATCAAATTTTCCATTCACTATCTATATTAAACAAGCTATAGCATATCATGAATCAAATAGTTATATGCTTGCAGATTAGTTATCTGGCCTAAGCCTACGTCATTTTGTCTTCAGGGTGGGATATACACTCTTCCTAGTCATTTGTCACCTGGTGCAAGAGACTTGATTCCAAGAATGCTCGTAGTTGATCCAATGAAGCGAATGACCATTCCTGAGATTCGAAATCATGCATGGTTCCAGGCTCATCTTCCTCGTTATTTAGCTGTTCCTCCACCAGACACCCTGCAACAAGCAAAAAAGGTTTCCTTGTATCTTCTGTATTGCAGTTATAATAAATGTTCTGGTTTGTTCTTCAAGATGTGCCAAGTGATATTTGCCATGTTGTTTAAATGGAATTGTgaaatattttggttttttggtcCATAGTTTAATGTAACAAGTGTTAACAATTAGCCGATCCTTGCTCACTGTATTCCATTTTTTTCTCAGTTTTGTATTGGCATGTCCATATTGTGTTTGTATTGCACGTTTTTATTTATGCTGCATAGACCAGTGCATGTGCACAAACAATTTTCAAGATTGCCATCCACAGTGGTTGTTTTTTATGGTCCATTGTCAGTATTTTGGCCTTTTTATTGTTGTGATGTTTACTTCTTTTGGGGAGGACTTGGGATTTTGTCTTTTGGTTACATGATATTATATCATAAGTTCTGAAGTGTCACCCTTCTTTATGCAGATTGATGAGGAAATTCTTCAGGAGGTAGTTAAGATGGGATTTGACAGGAACCATCTGGTTGAGTCTCTTCGTAGTAGAGTACAGAATGAGGTTTGTACGTTAGGAACTCATCCTCTTGATTTTCCAACTGAGACTTACTATCTGCATCATGTTTCAGGGAACAGTTGCATACTATTTGTTATTGGACAACCGTTTCCGTGTATCCAGTGGCTATCTTGGAGCTGAGTTTCAGGAGACTGTGGTATGTGTCATCCGTTTTCGATATTATACCATCAGCTtggttagaaaataaaattttctcttttaagGCCAAAGACTCAGCCTGTTGGCCATAATCTAACAAcatgaaagaagaaagaagttaGGGGGAACTTTTACAGCATTTGATACAGGAATATGATAGATTTGTGAACGAACATAATTTAGGCCAAGATTTACGTAACATGATTGGGGCAAATTTATTCAAAAGCTTGAATTGTTTTTATCAAGCTCATCATATAATCTTCTCTGCTGTTCAGTTTCTGTTAAGACTTGGCACAATTCgtgtttcatttttattgatatgGTCCAGGAATGTGGTTTCAATCGTATGCAGCAAAGTGAGACTGCTGCTTCACCTGTTGGGCACCGCCTTCCTGGATACATGGAGTATCAAGGAATGGGTTTTAAACCACAGTTCCCTGTTGAAAGGAAATGGGCTCTTGGACTTCAGGTTAAATTTCTTTGGCTTTTGGCTAAGTATTATTATTTGGGAGCAACTCTTCTAGACGTTAAATGGAGTGAAGTTCAAACTTTAATATGATTGTTGTTGATCTATTGCTGCCTTTTATTGCCAGTCTCGAGCACATCCTCGTGAAATAATGACAGAAGTCCTTAAAGCTTTACAAGAATTGCGGGTTAGTTGGAAGAAGATAGGACACTACAACATGAAGTGTAGGTGGGTTCTTGACAATCCAGGTCAAAACGAAGGCATGATCGACAACCCTGTGCACGGTAACCATTATTTTGGAGATGAGTCCAGCATCATCGAAAATGATGGTGCTATGAAGATGCCAAATGTGGTCAAGTTTGAAGTGCAGGTAAGAGTTTCTGTTAGATCTCTCCCTAATCCCATACCTTTTCTAGTTCCATTCAGTCATCAATCTACCATTGTCTTTGGTATCAAAGGAGTTCACTGCTCGAGCATCTGTCCAGAACATAATCCTGACATATTTTGCCGCTGTTTTGGGTATTAACAGCTTTTCAAAACTCCGGCGGAGAAGTACCTGCTTGATCTTCAGAGGGTTCAGGGTCCGCAGTTTCTCTTCTTGGATCTTTGTGCTGCTTTCCTTGCCCAACTTCGTGTCCTTTAGAGGTAAAGAGCTAGGCCTTCAACAAGTCCCTTGCGAATCTATCGTGATGCTCGGGAAAAAAAACCTCGCAATTTGTATATAAAATCTGTCCTTCAGTTTGTGCTGCTGTACTTATTTCCGTCGCATTCCCCAGTTTTATATGGGTAATCGTTTTGTTATTGAGCCAGTGTTCAACACTGGCGTAGGCCGAGTTATTTCTAGTTTGGTATTTGAAGTGGGTCTGTCCTGAATTTTCCTCTTTACGAACACAAATTAGTATGAAAGAAAGAACTGACCTCCCTTGGAGAAATGCTTTAACATATCCTTACAATTCAGTGTATTTCAAAGTACTGTAATTTATTTATGCAACGAAAGCATACAGATGCTCCGGTTAGAAAATGCGATAATGAGACAGAGAGTCAAGTCAAAAAGGGTAAAGGAAGACTTGGGAAGATATTGAAAGAAATTTAAAGAAAAGATATAGAGTTATTGGAGCTAATGGAATACTCGGTGTTAAATTGAACGTAGTGGCGTTCTAGAATTTATGCAGCTGACCTTATTTAATGGGATAAAGTTCTGTTATTGTAGTTGTAAATCATTTACCATCATCAGTCAATTCAGGTGAAACGTCTACATCAACTTTTGCCTGCTTGTTATCATCTCTTGTGGTGTGCAAAAGAAACAATCACTTGCACTGCGGTTGTGCTCATCTAGGTGTTAGTTCGACGCATGGATGAAAAGTTCGATATCTAATTATAATTGGTCAATAACAGCTCTCGATAGAGATTTCATCAACTCTTTGAATTGCTTAGTTTTAAAAGGATCTTGCAAATTATTAGTTTGGGTTGTGTTTGTCTAACATGTGTTTTCCCTTTAGCTTATGTCCAATACACACCAAACAAAAcctcaaaatttccaaattatTGAATCAAATATACAACAAAACctgctaatttattttatttgttatatttttttaaagaattatAGGAAATGATTTTTGTACTCCTACACAttggaataaaaataataaaaaaggaatTAAGGGGCAAAAACAAGACTAGGTAATGAACACTGAAGGAAAAAATATGAGTTGAGGAAAACATATTCCTTTATTATTACTTCATCGGGTCGAAGTTTGAACCCAAAGTTCGAATTACATAAAATTCACTATTTCTTTGAAATATATTAGAATATCAGAAAATATTGCAAAGAATGGAATTCCAGATTGATGTGTGGAATCAAATTAGAGCATgaatttggtaaaaaaaaaagaaaaagaaagaagaagaactaATTAGTTGACAAAAAGCAGATTGGCGGCAGATCAAGTGAGCTCCAGAGTGACAATTCACCATCACCACTCAGAGAAACATCCATTGATGAACCCTGCTCCTCCTGTTTCGAATCATTTCGTTGGTGTTCCCCCGCCGCCCCCACAGTAACAACAACCTCCTCTTCTTTCTTGTTACCGCACGCTCTCTGAAGGTTGCTCAAACACTCAGACACCCCTCTACCTTTCCCATTCCCATTCACCGATCCGATTCTTAACTTCAAGCACTCGGGAATCCCATTGAAGGCGTAGAGAGAAGCCGAAAACTTCCTCTCGTACTTCATTCTCTTCATGGCGGCTCTCAGCATCGAAGGCTCGTCGGTGTAGCTCTCAGCCTCCAGAACCGGCTCCTCTATCTCCTCAGCAATCTCGAAAGGCGATGGAGAGTAGCAGTTTGAGTTGGATGCTCCGATATCATCGACAAACTGGAAGTCTATAACTCCAACTTGATCTCCGTTCATTtcctcttcttgttcttgttctggATCAACATCTTCCTCCGATCCTTCTGCTGCGAAATTTGCATCTCCGCAGCTGTAAGTCTGTTGCACCAATTCACTCAAGTTACCGTACTCTATGTGATCAGTTTCCTTGTTAGTTAAGCATGACTCTAAGCTCGATGTCATGTAGTCAATGCTGCTTGCACTGATATGATCAGTGATGATGTCATGATTGTTGCTGCTTGTGATGTAGTAATCTTCGGGATCGTTGAGGAAATCCGTGTATGTTTCAGACAATTCGGTTTTTGCTGCTTGTTCGTGAAGATTGTTATCGTGTTGGTGGTTGATGATAGGGAGAGGAgcagaagaaggaggagagcaAGAGTTGGCGTTGTTTCTTGCTTTCAGCCTCTGGAGGAGGAGGTTTGTGATCTTCGAGGGGAGCGCCGGGGTTGAAGAAGGCAAATGGGAGCAAGGCCAGAAGTTGGTTCGGGTGTTGGCACCGCGAAGCAAGCAGGCAGCCTCATCGTAAGCCCTAGCTGCTTCCTCAGCAGTGTCAAAGGTGCCTagccaaaccctaattttttgaATGGTATCCTTGATCTCGGCCACCCATCTTCCAGAGGGTCTTTGCCGGACACCAACAAAGCGCTTTCGCGCCCTACGTGCTCCGCCTAGCTCGGCGACAGCAGAAGCTTCCTTCACCATCTCATCCCAACCCATGGTTCCCTCACTTGAAGTAGCGCTGTTGTCTTCCACTCCCTCACTAACTTTTCTCTTCCTTGCCATTTCTAGCTACTAGCTATTAAGTTCTTTTGAGTTTATGTTTTGTACTTGCAAGTGATTGATTTAATTGAAGTTGGAGGCTTTGATGCTAATGTGCATATTTATATGCGGGGAATAGGAAGATTTTTTCACAGGATTGAATATGAAATCGTCTTATAGCGTTTGTTTTTATCTCTTTGTTCTTATTAATCTCGGGCAATAAACAATAACCTAATTGAAAGAGACCTGCAACTGTTAAATTTGACCGAGCCAAAGATGCCAATATGATCTCTCTTCTATGCTATCAGTCCAATGATCATCTCTAGAAAAACTCATTTAATTAAGAGATTGCTTAGTCGGGTGTATCAAACAAGTTACCAATTTATCATAAAGACGTTATTTGTTGTCATAACTGTTGATTTGTTTGACACATATGATCGACTAAACGGACTCCAAGTGAAACGAATTTTTTTAGACATAATTCTTCGATGATCATCAAAAGAATGAATTATCCCGATTATCTTATGATCTGATGAAACGATGTCACATTAGTTAAAAATAAACTTTCCTCCTTCGAGAAGGACGAGAAGACTGttgttattttaaaaatatgtatcacaaaattaattatatggAATTGTGAGCTTGAACTAGTCGTATCTTCTTTTACATgtattttatatgtttaataaactatattttataaaattagtgAGTTACGTTTTAGCACCAAGGAGATAAAAACATAGAAGTAAAGAAAGGGACTAATTGTACCCTTGTATTGAATATCTGATGAAAACAATTACAAGTGCATCATCAGCATTGAGCAAAACAATTAATCAAATGATGCTGAAGATGGACAACAAATGGAGCCTAATTAGATCAACATATGTTTAGTGAGCTAATTACAATTAGGGGCAGAAGATCCATATCGGTACAggataattatattaattaaaccAGCTTAGAAAAAATTACCACCAAATTGATCACCACCCTTATTGAAAGTCATCTAAGGCAACTAGGGGTTTATTTAAGTTCATCTACTAGAGGAATGAATATCTACCAGAAGCATGTGATCTAATATCCTGACAGATAAGGTATTGAGTTTCTACTCATTCGTTCTGAATTTAATACTCCACACTTCCCTAGAAGAAATCCTGAAATGATAGATTAATCAAGGATATGGAGGAAGTCTGGTAGGAGAGAAGACAGAGAAATGCACAAAATGACATAcgaaatgaaaatataaaactaGAAATGAAAATCtacttaaaattgtttttagattttttgTTTCGTACCATTCTATGTACATTTTTCTATATCTTTCCACCACCGTTCTGCTA encodes:
- the LOC137708215 gene encoding SNF1-related protein kinase catalytic subunit alpha KIN10-like isoform X1, with translation MDGPVGRAGSGADTYLPNYKLGKTLGIGSFGKVKIAEHALTGHKVAIKILNRRKIKNMEMEEKVRREIKILRLFMHPHIIRLYEVIETPSDIYVVMEYVKSGELFDYIVEKGRLQEDEARNFFQQIISGVEYCHRNMVVHRDLKPENLLLDSKCNVKIADFGLSNIMRDGHFLKTSCGSPNYAAPEVISGKLYAGPEVDVWSCGVILYALLCGTLPFDDENIPNLFKKIKGGIYTLPSHLSPGARDLIPRMLVVDPMKRMTIPEIRNHAWFQAHLPRYLAVPPPDTLQQAKKIDEEILQEVVKMGFDRNHLVESLRSRVQNEGTVAYYLLLDNRFRVSSGYLGAEFQETVECGFNRMQQSETAASPVGHRLPGYMEYQGMGFKPQFPVERKWALGLQSRAHPREIMTEVLKALQELRVSWKKIGHYNMKCRWVLDNPGQNEGMIDNPVHGNHYFGDESSIIENDGAMKMPNVVKFEVQLFKTPAEKYLLDLQRVQGPQFLFLDLCAAFLAQLRVL
- the LOC137708215 gene encoding SNF1-related protein kinase catalytic subunit alpha KIN10-like isoform X2, whose protein sequence is MDGPVGRAGSGADTYLPNYKLGKTLGIGSFGKVKIAEHALTGHKVAIKILNRRKIKNMEMEEKVRREIKILRLFMHPHIIRLYEVIETPSDIYVVMEYVKSGELFDYIVEKGRLQEDEARNFFQQIISGVEYCHRNMVVHRDLKPENLLLDSKCNVKIADFGLSNIMRDGHFLKTSCGSPNYAAPEVISGKLYAGPEVDVWSCGVILYALLCGTLPFDDENIPNLFKKIKGGIYTLPSHLSPGARDLIPRMLVVDPMKRMTIPEIRNHAWFQAHLPRYLAVPPPDTLQQAKKIDEEILQEVVKMGFDRNHLVESLRSRVQNEGTVAYYLLLDNRFRVSSGYLGAEFQETVQSETAASPVGHRLPGYMEYQGMGFKPQFPVERKWALGLQSRAHPREIMTEVLKALQELRVSWKKIGHYNMKCRWVLDNPGQNEGMIDNPVHGNHYFGDESSIIENDGAMKMPNVVKFEVQLFKTPAEKYLLDLQRVQGPQFLFLDLCAAFLAQLRVL
- the LOC137709256 gene encoding ethylene-responsive transcription factor ERN1-like, which translates into the protein MARKRKVSEGVEDNSATSSEGTMGWDEMVKEASAVAELGGARRARKRFVGVRQRPSGRWVAEIKDTIQKIRVWLGTFDTAEEAARAYDEAACLLRGANTRTNFWPCSHLPSSTPALPSKITNLLLQRLKARNNANSCSPPSSAPLPIINHQHDNNLHEQAAKTELSETYTDFLNDPEDYYITSSNNHDIITDHISASSIDYMTSSLESCLTNKETDHIEYGNLSELVQQTYSCGDANFAAEGSEEDVDPEQEQEEEMNGDQVGVIDFQFVDDIGASNSNCYSPSPFEIAEEIEEPVLEAESYTDEPSMLRAAMKRMKYERKFSASLYAFNGIPECLKLRIGSVNGNGKGRGVSECLSNLQRACGNKKEEEVVVTVGAAGEHQRNDSKQEEQGSSMDVSLSGDGELSLWSSLDLPPICFLSTN